The following are from one region of the Amycolatopsis sp. QT-25 genome:
- a CDS encoding chromosome segregation protein gives MSLGEERELVPLGAGFDVAKRGYSRAQVDEHLERLDADLKMLTADRDAAIGQAGDLARQLEIARGEIAELRGQVDRLAQPPTSVEGLSERLQRMLRLAQDEAADTKARAEAEAGHIRAKAETDASAMRARYEQLLNELDLRRKEMEAEHRGVLEKARAEAKDIIDKAKAERDRLDAESQQRRTQVEEDFEIAMASRRTEAMRALAEQEAASKAEAARRVRDATEDAAAIRAKVLEEETTAKADIERRQRESIADANKRKQDSITEANARLAEAADEARRRVRQATEESNRRITQATERVEALRKVRSSLAEQVRTARAALAEATHVLGDEPHVPAELKTKPSSDSEATVQLRTADVSKATSGAKPSPRPAAARKPTGE, from the coding sequence ATGAGCCTTGGCGAGGAACGGGAGCTAGTGCCGCTGGGAGCCGGCTTCGACGTGGCGAAGCGCGGTTACAGCCGTGCGCAGGTCGACGAGCATCTCGAACGGCTGGACGCCGATCTGAAGATGCTCACCGCCGATCGCGATGCCGCCATCGGGCAGGCGGGCGACCTGGCACGGCAGCTGGAGATCGCGCGCGGCGAGATCGCGGAGCTACGCGGGCAGGTCGACAGGCTCGCCCAGCCGCCGACGAGTGTCGAAGGCCTTTCCGAGCGGCTGCAGCGCATGTTGCGGCTCGCGCAGGACGAGGCCGCCGACACCAAGGCGCGGGCGGAGGCCGAAGCCGGGCACATCCGCGCGAAGGCGGAGACCGACGCGAGCGCCATGCGTGCCCGCTACGAGCAACTGCTCAACGAGCTCGACCTCCGTCGCAAGGAGATGGAGGCCGAGCACCGCGGCGTACTCGAGAAGGCCCGCGCCGAGGCGAAGGACATCATCGACAAGGCGAAGGCCGAGCGCGACAGGCTCGACGCCGAGTCGCAGCAGCGCCGCACGCAGGTCGAAGAGGACTTCGAGATCGCGATGGCGTCGCGCCGCACCGAGGCCATGCGCGCGCTGGCCGAACAGGAGGCCGCGAGCAAGGCCGAGGCCGCCCGTCGCGTCCGCGACGCCACGGAGGACGCCGCCGCCATCCGCGCGAAGGTGCTCGAAGAGGAGACCACGGCCAAGGCCGACATCGAACGCCGTCAGCGGGAGTCCATCGCCGACGCCAACAAGCGCAAGCAGGACTCGATCACCGAGGCCAACGCCCGGCTCGCCGAGGCGGCCGACGAGGCACGCCGCCGCGTCCGGCAGGCCACCGAGGAGTCCAACCGGCGGATCACCCAGGCCACCGAACGGGTGGAAGCGCTCCGCAAGGTGCGTTCCAGCCTGGCCGAGCAGGTCCGCACCGCGCGGGCCGCGCTCGCCGAGGCGACGCACGTGCTCGGCGACGAACCGCATGTCCCGGCGGAACTCAAGACGAAGCCGTCGTCCGACTCCGAAGCCACCGTGCAGCTGCGGACCGCGGATGTGTCGAAGGCCACATCCGGCGCGAAGCCTTCACCGCGACCTGCGGCAGCGCGGAAACCGACTGGCGAGTAA
- a CDS encoding universal stress protein, with the protein MAAYRTVVVGTDGSDSSFAAVDRAASVAGDSGATLVVVCAFHPANKGDVEKAQDVLGDEAYQVVGSAPAEDTLLSARDRAAKAGAKNIETAAVVGDPVDALRKVVDERSADLLVVGNRGLNTLAGRILGSVPSEVARKSGVDVLIVHTT; encoded by the coding sequence ATGGCTGCATATCGGACCGTGGTCGTGGGCACGGACGGATCGGATTCCTCGTTCGCCGCGGTCGACCGGGCGGCGAGTGTCGCCGGGGACTCCGGAGCGACCCTGGTCGTCGTGTGCGCCTTCCACCCCGCCAACAAGGGCGACGTGGAGAAGGCACAGGACGTCCTCGGGGACGAGGCGTACCAGGTGGTGGGTTCGGCACCGGCCGAGGACACCCTCCTGTCCGCCCGTGACCGGGCCGCGAAGGCCGGCGCGAAGAACATCGAGACCGCCGCCGTCGTCGGCGACCCGGTCGACGCGCTGCGCAAGGTCGTCGACGAGCGCTCCGCCGACCTGCTGGTGGTCGGCAACCGCGGGCTGAACACGCTCGCGGGCCGCATCCTGGGCTCCGTGCCGTCCGAAGTCGCGCGGAAGTCCGGGGTGGACGTGCTCATCGTCCACACCACCTGA
- a CDS encoding adenylate/guanylate cyclase domain-containing protein, translated as MPEPGEISADALQQRLERILLGGKRKYTRLEVAEKAGVPEERSRRLWRALGFATVDDDEVVFTDADIEAIRTADQLMSSGLIDPNIELAVTRALGQHLSRLAEWQVHMLWTMITENKEIGSSERQIGRLVERLLPELEKVQEFVWRRHLAAYAGRAMAFPDEDLGARTEVVGFVDMVGYTRLTRQVDEERLTDILDRFESVATEVVAEHHGRIVKMIGDEVLFVADSAVDGAEIALALSERADADETLPAVRAGLASGRILSRFGDVYGSVVNLAARLTSTARPGTILVDKELATELASHAEYEVRSRRPVSVRGYNRLRPSSLRRARERPSGMFASSQQLAAEMLGLDDATPLSVADEAEDATAESLPPRPRPRSKRRRR; from the coding sequence ATGCCCGAACCCGGCGAGATCTCCGCCGACGCGCTGCAACAGCGCCTCGAACGGATCCTGCTCGGCGGAAAGCGCAAGTACACCAGGCTCGAAGTCGCCGAGAAGGCAGGCGTTCCCGAGGAACGCTCCCGGCGACTTTGGCGTGCGCTCGGTTTCGCGACCGTCGATGACGACGAGGTCGTCTTCACCGACGCCGACATCGAAGCGATCCGCACCGCGGATCAGCTGATGAGCTCGGGGCTGATCGACCCGAACATCGAACTCGCCGTGACCCGCGCGCTGGGCCAGCATCTTTCGCGGCTCGCGGAATGGCAGGTCCACATGCTGTGGACGATGATCACCGAGAACAAGGAGATCGGCAGCAGCGAACGGCAGATCGGGCGGCTCGTCGAACGCCTGCTGCCCGAACTGGAGAAGGTCCAGGAGTTCGTCTGGCGCCGCCACCTCGCGGCCTACGCCGGCCGGGCGATGGCCTTTCCCGACGAGGACCTCGGGGCGAGGACCGAGGTGGTGGGATTCGTCGACATGGTCGGCTACACCCGGCTGACCAGGCAGGTCGACGAAGAGCGGCTGACCGACATCCTCGACCGGTTCGAATCCGTCGCCACCGAGGTGGTCGCCGAGCACCACGGGCGGATCGTGAAGATGATCGGCGACGAGGTCCTGTTCGTCGCCGATTCCGCCGTCGACGGCGCCGAGATCGCCCTGGCCCTGTCCGAACGCGCCGACGCCGACGAAACCCTGCCCGCCGTGCGAGCCGGCCTCGCGTCGGGCCGGATCCTCAGCCGGTTCGGCGACGTCTACGGCTCGGTCGTGAACCTCGCCGCCCGCCTCACTTCGACCGCGCGGCCGGGCACCATCCTGGTGGACAAGGAACTCGCCACGGAGCTCGCTTCGCACGCCGAGTACGAAGTGCGGTCCCGGCGGCCGGTGTCGGTGCGGGGATACAACCGGCTGCGGCCCTCTTCCCTGCGCCGGGCGCGGGAGCGGCCTTCGGGCATGTTCGCCTCTTCGCAGCAGCTTGCCGCGGAGATGCTGGGACTGGACGACGCCACTCCGCTATCCGTCGCGGACGAGGCCGAGGACGCCACCGCGGAGTCGTTGCCGCCTCGGCCGCGACCCCGGTCGAAGCGCCGGCGTCGTTGA
- a CDS encoding aldehyde dehydrogenase family protein — translation MDEVAKAVEDCARSAKRAAPSLAAASAEAIDAALNAMADKLVEHADVVLDANQADIAKAREDGMSAGLLDRLTITPERLTGMAEQLRLLAGAPHQERSVDVSTLDGGLRLVERRRPVGVIGANYEARPNVTVDVASQLVKSRNGGVLRTGSAALGSAQRLREIVIAPALAEAGIDPDVIQLVPRAEREAASALVRFPALVPLVILRGSGDSTRALATEAAVHGVRTLAHADGGGVLYVDEAADTDKVRDLVFSSLDRLGVCNRLNLLLIHEAAHDRVWPGISGALAERGVLPSLAPHEHAIGYEWALDSDREATVTVAKVANLPEAAEIANERTSGLAAGIATESSEAADAFFDAYTGTGVFWNAPTRLLDGFKLLAVPETGINLDKVPGPRGPVTYTDLYVRQYAVLPA, via the coding sequence ATGGACGAGGTCGCCAAGGCCGTCGAGGACTGCGCTCGATCGGCGAAACGGGCCGCACCGTCGCTGGCCGCCGCCTCCGCGGAGGCGATCGACGCCGCGCTGAACGCCATGGCGGACAAGCTGGTCGAGCACGCCGACGTCGTGCTCGATGCGAACCAGGCCGACATCGCCAAGGCACGCGAGGACGGGATGAGCGCGGGCCTGCTCGACAGGCTCACCATCACTCCCGAGCGGCTGACCGGCATGGCCGAACAGCTCCGGCTCCTGGCGGGCGCGCCGCATCAGGAGCGGTCCGTCGACGTGTCCACTTTGGACGGAGGGCTGCGGCTGGTGGAACGCCGTCGCCCGGTCGGTGTGATCGGCGCGAACTACGAGGCGCGGCCGAACGTCACGGTCGACGTCGCCTCGCAGCTGGTGAAGTCGCGCAACGGCGGCGTGCTCCGCACGGGTTCCGCCGCGCTCGGCTCGGCCCAGCGCCTGCGCGAGATCGTGATCGCCCCCGCGCTCGCCGAGGCGGGCATCGACCCGGACGTCATCCAGCTGGTGCCGCGCGCCGAACGTGAAGCGGCTTCCGCGCTGGTCCGGTTCCCCGCGCTCGTGCCGCTGGTGATCCTGCGCGGCAGCGGTGACAGCACCAGGGCGCTGGCCACCGAGGCGGCCGTCCACGGCGTCCGCACGCTGGCCCACGCCGACGGTGGCGGCGTGCTGTACGTCGACGAGGCCGCCGACACCGACAAGGTGCGCGACTTGGTCTTCAGCAGCCTCGACCGGCTCGGCGTCTGCAACCGGCTGAACCTGCTGCTGATCCACGAGGCCGCCCACGACCGCGTCTGGCCCGGCATCTCCGGCGCGCTGGCCGAACGTGGCGTCCTCCCGTCGCTCGCCCCGCACGAGCACGCCATCGGCTACGAATGGGCGCTCGACTCCGACCGCGAAGCGACCGTCACCGTCGCGAAGGTGGCGAACCTGCCCGAAGCGGCGGAGATCGCCAACGAGCGCACGTCGGGGCTGGCCGCCGGCATCGCCACCGAAAGCAGCGAAGCGGCTGACGCGTTCTTCGACGCGTACACCGGCACCGGCGTCTTCTGGAACGCTCCCACCCGGCTGCTCGACGGCTTCAAGCTCCTCGCCGTCCCCGAGACCGGCATCAACCTGGACAAGGTCCCCGGCCCGCGCGGTCCGGTCACCTACACCGATCTCTACGTGCGGCAGTACGCCGTGCTGCCCGCCTGA
- a CDS encoding M50 family metallopeptidase, whose protein sequence is MSASPAETVSGIAQSTPPGTITLVTGGLALLVVLSGRPWRIARNLITLVHEAGHALAAVLVGRRLQGIKLHSDTSGVTVSRGKPEGPGMAFTALAGYPAAAVLGLVFAGLLSSDLITVVLVVMALMLLGVLVMVRNIHGVFTVVASSVVLGLVALVAPSWFQAIFVYLLTWFLLFGGVRPVVELQIKRRRGAARDSDADQLGRLTGVPAVLWVLVLVVLTVSCLFAGGLWLLEPTVA, encoded by the coding sequence GTGAGCGCGTCTCCCGCCGAAACGGTTTCCGGTATCGCCCAGTCCACCCCGCCCGGCACGATCACCCTGGTCACCGGTGGTCTCGCGCTGCTCGTGGTGCTGTCCGGCAGGCCTTGGCGGATCGCCCGCAACCTGATCACGCTCGTCCACGAGGCGGGCCACGCGCTGGCGGCGGTGCTGGTCGGCCGCCGGCTGCAGGGCATCAAACTGCACTCCGACACCTCCGGCGTCACCGTCTCCCGCGGCAAACCGGAGGGACCGGGAATGGCGTTCACCGCGCTGGCCGGGTACCCGGCGGCCGCGGTGCTCGGGCTGGTGTTCGCGGGGCTGCTCTCGTCGGATCTGATCACCGTCGTGCTGGTCGTGATGGCCCTGATGCTGCTGGGCGTGCTGGTGATGGTGCGCAACATCCACGGCGTGTTCACGGTGGTCGCCAGCTCGGTGGTGCTCGGGCTGGTCGCGCTGGTGGCGCCGTCGTGGTTTCAGGCGATCTTCGTCTACCTGCTGACCTGGTTCCTGCTGTTCGGTGGCGTCCGGCCGGTGGTCGAGTTGCAGATCAAACGGCGCCGGGGTGCGGCGAGGGATTCCGACGCCGATCAGCTCGGCAGGCTCACCGGGGTGCCCGCGGTGCTGTGGGTGCTGGTGCTGGTCGTGCTGACGGTGAGCTGTCTCTTCGCGGGCGGGTTGTGGCTGCTGGAGCCGACCGTCGCCTGA
- a CDS encoding DNA-3-methyladenine glycosylase 2 family protein, which produces MTGSILQHTAKTTLRIPVRGPFDLDKSIRFLTDFPPACRADAAAEPGTLRFAFPAEAGWEHVGAAVRQRSPGSIEVEVFAEEGLAVEVGAQVRRILSVDVDGVGFAKIGTADPVVRRLQQTFPGLRPVLFHSPYEAACWAILSHRARMSQATAVKRRLAEEFGRPVDVGGKLLRSFPAPDVLADPEAGRGLPEVKAERLRAVANAAKDGLLDAAYLRAMPVPDALRWLQRLPGIGPFSAQLILIRGAGHPDVFPAGEPRLQEAMRAAYDLPMAPPEELEELSAVWRPFRSWVAFALRNDREFRTREIGGSMTA; this is translated from the coding sequence ATGACCGGCTCGATCCTGCAGCACACCGCCAAGACCACGCTCCGCATCCCGGTGCGCGGCCCGTTCGACCTCGACAAGTCGATCCGGTTCCTCACCGACTTCCCGCCCGCGTGCCGCGCGGACGCCGCCGCCGAACCCGGCACCCTGCGCTTCGCCTTTCCCGCCGAAGCGGGCTGGGAGCATGTCGGTGCGGCCGTCAGGCAGAGATCACCGGGTTCGATCGAGGTGGAGGTGTTCGCCGAGGAAGGGCTCGCCGTCGAGGTCGGTGCTCAGGTACGCCGGATCCTTTCGGTGGACGTCGACGGCGTCGGCTTCGCCAAGATCGGCACCGCGGATCCCGTGGTGCGCCGCCTGCAGCAGACGTTCCCCGGGCTGCGGCCCGTGCTGTTCCATTCGCCCTACGAAGCGGCCTGCTGGGCGATCCTGAGTCACCGGGCGCGGATGTCGCAGGCCACTGCGGTGAAACGACGGCTCGCCGAGGAGTTCGGCAGGCCGGTGGACGTCGGCGGGAAGCTGCTGCGGTCGTTCCCGGCGCCGGACGTGCTGGCCGATCCCGAGGCCGGGCGTGGCCTGCCCGAGGTGAAGGCCGAGCGGTTGCGCGCGGTGGCCAACGCCGCCAAGGACGGTCTGCTCGACGCCGCGTATCTGCGTGCGATGCCCGTCCCGGACGCGCTGCGCTGGTTGCAGCGGTTACCGGGGATCGGCCCGTTCTCGGCGCAACTGATCCTGATCCGGGGTGCCGGGCATCCGGACGTCTTCCCCGCGGGCGAGCCCCGGTTGCAGGAAGCCATGCGCGCCGCGTACGACCTGCCGATGGCGCCGCCCGAGGAGCTGGAGGAGCTGTCCGCAGTGTGGCGGCCGTTCCGCAGCTGGGTGGCCTTCGCCCTGCGCAACGACCGGGAGTTTCGCACGCGTGAGATCGGGGGTTCGATGACCGCCTGA
- a CDS encoding methyltransferase domain-containing protein, with product MPDHRARLESLLRPGTKPVGGGDFLDLLGEIPQAGPPTGLAQRLMRTSAVPMIYERYWRPALGRVAKGLNGPTMADEVRIASEALGLRPGKVVLDVACGTGRFTRAFGEAVGPEGLSIGLDGSAGMLEKALSALNPPSVAYLRADAVDLPFGDSTVDAVCCFAALHMFADPDAALDSFARVLKPGGSLVMLTSARHGDQPLRLVDTVLGRLSGQRMFDRGEIAAKLARRGFDHVDERYSGVTQIVTGGLPVNIRK from the coding sequence ATGCCGGACCATCGCGCACGTCTGGAAAGCCTGCTGCGGCCGGGCACCAAGCCCGTCGGCGGAGGAGATTTCCTCGACCTGCTCGGAGAAATCCCGCAGGCGGGGCCCCCGACCGGGCTCGCGCAGCGGCTGATGCGCACGTCCGCCGTACCGATGATCTACGAGCGGTACTGGCGCCCGGCGCTGGGCAGGGTCGCGAAAGGACTGAACGGCCCGACGATGGCGGACGAAGTCCGTATCGCGAGCGAGGCACTCGGCCTGCGCCCCGGAAAGGTCGTGCTGGACGTCGCCTGCGGCACCGGGCGGTTCACACGTGCCTTCGGCGAAGCGGTGGGCCCGGAAGGGTTGTCCATCGGACTCGACGGTTCGGCCGGTATGCTGGAAAAGGCACTCTCCGCCCTGAATCCGCCCTCGGTGGCCTATCTGCGCGCCGACGCCGTCGACCTGCCGTTCGGGGATTCCACTGTGGACGCCGTCTGCTGCTTCGCCGCCCTGCACATGTTCGCCGATCCGGACGCGGCGCTGGACTCGTTCGCGCGCGTGCTGAAACCCGGCGGCTCACTGGTGATGCTGACCAGTGCCCGGCACGGTGATCAGCCGTTGCGGCTGGTGGACACCGTCCTCGGCAGGCTGAGCGGACAGCGGATGTTCGACCGCGGCGAGATCGCGGCGAAACTGGCCCGGCGCGGCTTCGACCACGTCGACGAGCGGTACTCCGGCGTCACGCAGATCGTCACGGGCGGGCTACCGGTTAACATCCGGAAATGA
- a CDS encoding M20 family metallopeptidase encodes MIRSEHASPIPPDDGYLRSLVEATAEAVAAAEPLGSPHDGADAATRDAVSTGIRALTAELVELSQDLHAHPEEGFAEHRSVRALGDLLRRHGHEVTIGVGGLDTALVATTPGSGPHIAVLSEYDALPGLGHGCGHNVICTAGAGGFLGAAAVAERLGGRVSLIGTPAEEGGGGKETMARAGVFDDVDAVVMLHPFSHDIAMHPFLGRRQLEMVFHGVGAHASAQPFMGRNALDAAVAAYQGVAALRQHLPSSDRVHGVFTDGGARPNVVPERAALLFYLRSAQPDTLRDLAERVSAIARGAAEMTGCGVELRWDAQPAYLPIRFNTTLAGRWSAHQVDAGRKPLPPGIVPDFLTGSTDLGNLSYRMPAIHPMIAIAGPTTALHTKEFAAAAGSPDGDRAVVDGALGLALTAVDYLADAELRAAVHEEFEASGGALDVPAFFD; translated from the coding sequence ATGATCCGCTCTGAGCACGCTTCGCCGATCCCCCCCGACGACGGCTACCTCCGTTCGCTGGTCGAAGCGACCGCGGAGGCCGTCGCCGCGGCCGAACCCCTCGGCTCGCCCCACGACGGCGCGGACGCCGCCACACGAGACGCCGTCAGCACCGGGATCCGCGCGCTGACCGCGGAACTGGTGGAACTGAGCCAGGACCTGCACGCTCATCCCGAGGAAGGTTTCGCCGAGCATCGCTCGGTCCGCGCGCTCGGGGACCTGCTCCGGCGGCACGGCCACGAGGTCACGATCGGCGTGGGCGGACTGGACACCGCCTTGGTCGCGACCACCCCCGGCAGCGGTCCGCACATCGCCGTCCTCTCCGAGTACGACGCCCTTCCCGGGCTCGGCCACGGCTGCGGGCACAACGTCATCTGCACGGCGGGCGCGGGTGGCTTCCTCGGCGCGGCGGCGGTCGCCGAACGGCTGGGCGGCCGGGTCTCGCTGATCGGCACGCCGGCGGAGGAAGGCGGTGGCGGCAAGGAGACGATGGCCCGCGCGGGCGTCTTCGACGACGTCGACGCCGTGGTCATGCTGCATCCGTTCAGCCACGACATCGCCATGCACCCGTTCCTCGGCAGGCGCCAGCTGGAAATGGTGTTCCACGGGGTCGGCGCGCACGCCTCGGCCCAGCCGTTCATGGGACGCAACGCGCTCGACGCCGCCGTCGCCGCGTACCAGGGCGTCGCGGCGCTTCGGCAGCATCTGCCCTCCAGCGATCGCGTCCACGGCGTCTTCACCGACGGTGGCGCGCGGCCGAACGTCGTCCCCGAACGCGCCGCGCTGCTGTTCTATCTCCGCTCCGCGCAACCGGACACGCTTCGCGACCTCGCCGAGCGCGTTTCCGCCATCGCCCGCGGCGCGGCGGAGATGACCGGCTGCGGGGTCGAACTGCGGTGGGACGCCCAGCCCGCGTATCTGCCGATCCGGTTCAACACCACCCTCGCCGGACGATGGTCGGCGCATCAGGTCGACGCCGGCCGTAAACCGCTGCCGCCGGGCATCGTGCCCGACTTCCTCACCGGTTCGACCGACCTCGGCAACCTCTCCTACCGGATGCCCGCGATCCACCCGATGATCGCCATCGCCGGACCGACGACCGCCTTGCACACCAAGGAGTTCGCGGCCGCGGCCGGTTCGCCGGACGGCGATCGCGCGGTCGTCGACGGTGCGCTGGGGCTGGCGCTGACCGCCGTCGACTACCTGGCCGACGCCGAACTCCGCGCCGCGGTGCACGAGGAGTTCGAGGCGTCGGGCGGAGCGTTGGACGTCCCGGCGTTCTTCGACTGA
- a CDS encoding trypsin-like peptidase domain-containing protein, whose amino-acid sequence MTENESRPGPASTGGHQPPHQQQYPGHPAWQAVPDPLFAPAPAPREKGGRVAVLVSATALAAALFGGVGGAAIVGLGSTSPAPATGSSAVADGQPVGNTASGDVSGVAAKVTPSVVQVNVTTAEGEAVGSGVILTADGRILTNAHVVAAAQGDVTVTLSDGKQYQASVVGADPKADIAVIQAKDASGLTPASFGDSSKLAVGQQVVAIGSPGGLQNTVTTGVVSALNRELSELSGGQERRSPYSRTTNEAGPSYTAIQTDAPINQGNSGGALVDARGNVIGINSALYNPASTGSIGIGFAIPINDARKIVEQIVG is encoded by the coding sequence ATGACCGAGAACGAGAGTCGGCCCGGCCCCGCCTCAACCGGTGGGCACCAGCCGCCGCATCAGCAGCAGTACCCCGGTCACCCCGCTTGGCAGGCCGTACCGGATCCGCTCTTCGCCCCCGCCCCCGCACCGCGCGAGAAGGGCGGCCGGGTCGCCGTCCTCGTCAGCGCGACCGCGCTCGCCGCCGCGCTCTTCGGCGGGGTCGGTGGAGCGGCGATCGTGGGGCTCGGCTCCACGTCGCCGGCGCCGGCCACGGGTTCGTCCGCGGTCGCCGACGGGCAACCGGTCGGGAACACCGCTTCGGGTGACGTCAGCGGGGTCGCCGCGAAGGTGACCCCGAGCGTCGTCCAGGTGAACGTGACCACCGCGGAGGGTGAGGCCGTCGGCTCCGGTGTCATCCTGACGGCGGACGGGCGCATCCTCACCAACGCCCACGTGGTCGCCGCCGCCCAGGGCGACGTGACTGTCACCCTGTCGGACGGCAAGCAGTACCAGGCGAGCGTGGTCGGCGCCGACCCGAAGGCCGACATCGCCGTGATCCAGGCGAAGGACGCGAGCGGCCTGACGCCGGCTTCGTTCGGCGATTCCAGCAAGCTCGCCGTCGGCCAGCAGGTCGTCGCGATCGGCTCGCCCGGTGGGCTGCAGAACACCGTGACCACCGGGGTCGTGAGCGCGCTGAACCGCGAGCTCAGCGAGTTGAGCGGTGGCCAGGAACGGCGCTCGCCCTACAGCAGGACCACCAACGAAGCCGGGCCAAGCTACACCGCCATCCAGACCGACGCTCCGATCAACCAGGGCAACTCGGGCGGGGCGCTGGTGGACGCGCGGGGGAACGTCATCGGCATCAACTCCGCGCTGTACAACCCGGCCTCGACCGGCAGCATCGGTATCGGCTTCGCGATCCCCATCAACGACGCCAGGAAGATCGTCGAGCAAATCGTCGGCTGA
- a CDS encoding DUF3224 domain-containing protein translates to MTNTATASFTVDGWEPQATDKSEDTEFSRVLLTKTFTGDVEGASAVEMLTAVNGTSSAYVAFERLAVTVDGRKGGFVLHHSAGEDGHHLIVLPGSGHGELAGITGTAEIVKDDKGNHTFTLTYEL, encoded by the coding sequence ATGACCAATACCGCGACAGCGTCGTTCACTGTGGACGGCTGGGAGCCGCAGGCCACCGACAAGTCCGAAGACACCGAATTCTCGCGGGTGCTGCTGACCAAGACGTTCACCGGTGACGTCGAGGGCGCCAGCGCCGTGGAGATGCTGACCGCGGTGAACGGGACGTCGTCGGCGTACGTCGCCTTCGAGCGACTGGCCGTCACCGTCGACGGGCGTAAAGGCGGTTTCGTCCTGCATCACTCCGCGGGGGAGGACGGGCATCATCTGATCGTCCTGCCGGGCTCCGGTCACGGTGAGCTGGCCGGCATCACCGGAACGGCGGAGATCGTCAAGGACGACAAGGGCAACCACACGTTCACTCTCACCTACGAACTTTGA
- the orn gene encoding oligoribonuclease: MNDRLVWIDCEMTGLDLGKDALIEIAALVTDAELNVLGEGVDIVIHADDEALDGMPEVVREMHARSGLTEEVRRSTVTMAEAEQRVLEYIRAHVPEANVAPLAGNSIATDRGFITRDMPLLDAHLHYRMVDVSSVKELVRRWYPRIYYAKPEKGLAHRALADIKESIWELDYYRRAAFVPQPGPTTEEAKAAAAEVRERHER; this comes from the coding sequence GTGAACGACCGCCTAGTCTGGATCGACTGCGAGATGACGGGGCTCGACCTCGGCAAGGACGCGTTGATCGAAATAGCCGCGCTGGTGACCGATGCCGAGCTCAACGTCCTCGGTGAAGGCGTCGACATCGTCATCCACGCCGACGACGAAGCCCTCGACGGCATGCCGGAGGTCGTCCGCGAAATGCACGCCCGCTCCGGCCTCACCGAAGAGGTCCGGCGTTCCACGGTCACCATGGCAGAAGCCGAGCAGCGCGTCCTCGAGTACATCCGCGCGCACGTGCCCGAGGCCAACGTCGCCCCGCTCGCCGGCAACTCCATCGCCACCGACCGCGGCTTCATCACCCGCGACATGCCACTTCTCGACGCGCACCTGCACTACCGCATGGTCGACGTGTCCTCGGTGAAGGAACTCGTCCGGCGGTGGTACCCGCGGATCTACTACGCCAAGCCCGAGAAAGGCCTCGCGCACCGCGCGCTCGCCGACATCAAGGAATCCATCTGGGAGCTCGATTACTACCGTCGCGCCGCCTTCGTCCCGCAGCCCGGCCCGACCACCGAAGAGGCCAAGGCGGCGGCCGCTGAAGTGCGGGAACGCCACGAACGGTAA